From a single Rutidosis leptorrhynchoides isolate AG116_Rl617_1_P2 chromosome 5, CSIRO_AGI_Rlap_v1, whole genome shotgun sequence genomic region:
- the LOC139846816 gene encoding protein WALLS ARE THIN 1-like — protein MAETGGGVTVTDKIKGWFPERVQLHIAMLALQFGYAGFHVVSRAALNMGISKIVFPVYRNILAFILLLPFAYFLEKKERPPINLNFLVQFFLLAIIGITANQAFYLLGLDHTSPTFASAIQNSVPAITFLMAAILRIEKVRLDRKDGISKVAGTVFCIAGASVITLYQGPTIYSPSPSLHSVRAASPVLQSLGDANGKSWSLGCLFLIGHCLSWSGWLVLQAPVLKKYPARLSFTSYQCFFGVLQFLVLAAFMERDINAWAIRSGSELFSVFYAGVVASGIAFAVQIWCIDRGGPVFVALYQPVQTLVVALMASVALGEDFYLGGIIGAVLIITGLYLVLWGKNEERKFMIQNQPGLVQAPIDHGAPRITSHNKSITQPLLHQSTETV, from the exons ATGGCGGAAACTGGTGGTGGCGTTACGGTTACCGACAAAATAAAAGGATGGTTTCCTGAAAGGGTTCAACTTCACATAGCTATGCTTGCTTTGCAATTTGGCTATGCTGGTTTTCATGTTGTTTCTAGAGCTGCCCTTAATATGGGCATCTCCAAGATTGTTTTCCCCGTCTATCGAAACATTCTAGCTTTCATCCTTCTCCTCCCCTTCGCGTacttccttgaaaa GAAGGAGCGGCCACCGATTAACCTTAATTTTCTCGTTCAATTCTTTCTTCTCGCGATAATAGG GATCACTGCGAATCAAGCTTTCTACTTATTAGGTTTGGACCACACCTCTCCAACATTTGCATCCGCCATTCAAAACTCCGTTCCTGCCATCACATTCCTCATGGCCGCGATTCTAAG GATAGAAAAGGTGAGACTTGACCGAAAAGATGGAATATCAAAAGTTGCTGGAACTGTATTCTGCATAGCCGGTGCATCAGTGATCACGCTTTACCAGGGTCCAACAATATACAGCCCATCACCATCCCTACATAGTGTTAGAGcagcttcaccggtgttgcaatCATTAGGGGATGCAAATGGGAAAAGTTGGTCACTTGGGTGCTTGTTTTTGATCGGTCATTGCTTATCGTGGTCCGGTTGGCTAGTTTTGCAAGCTCCGGTCCTAAAGAAGTACCCGGCCCGGTTATCATTCACTTCTTACCAATGCTTTTTCGGAGTCCTACAATTTCTAGTTTTAGCTGCTTTTATGGAAAGAGATATCAATGCTTGGGCTATTCGTTCCGGTTCCGAGCTTTTTAGCGTGTTTTATGCG GGTGTGGTAGCATCTGGGATCGCATTTGCTGTACAGATATGGTGCATTGACAGAGGTGGCCCTGTTTTTGTGGCCTTGTATCAACCCGTTCAAACCCTTGTGGTCGCACTCATGGCTTCAGTCGCTTTAGGCGAAGACTTCTATTTGGGCGG GATTATAGGCGCGGTGTTGATCATAACGGGGTTGTATCTTGTGCTATGGGGTAAGAACGAAGAGAGGAAGTTTATGATACAAAATCAACCCGGATTAGTCCAAGCTCCAATAGACCATGGTGCACCAAGGATAACGAGCCACAACAAGTCGATCACACAACCTCTACTACATCAATCAACCGAAACCGTTTGA